One Prodigiosinella aquatilis DNA window includes the following coding sequences:
- the betA gene encoding choline dehydrogenase produces the protein MEYDYIIIGAGSAGNVLATRLTEDPAITVLLLEAGGPDYRLDFRTQMPAALAFPLQGKRYNWAYETDPEPHMNNRRMECGRGKGLGGSSLINGMCYIRGNALDFDNWATLPGLEDWSYLDCLPYFRKAETRDCGPDDFHGSDGPVSVATPQDGNNPLFHAMVEAGVQAGYPRTDDLNGYQQEGFGPMDRTVTPQGRRASTARGYLDQARQRKNLTIITHALTERILFDGKRAVGVSYFRGNERRARNACVRRDVLLCAGAIASPQILQRSGVGPVELLNRLDIPLIHDLPGVGENLQDHLEMYLQYSCKQPISLYPALQWFNQPQIGVEWLLKGTGVGASNQFEAGGFIRSSKVFDWPNIQYHFLPVAINYNGSNAVKEHGFQAHVGSMRSPSRGRVQVRSKDPRRHPSILFNYMSTEQDWQEFRDAIRITRQIMAQPALDPYRGREISPGEQVQSDEELDAFIREHAETAFHPSCSCKMGSDKMAVVDGQGRVHGIQGLRVVDASIMPQIITGNLNATTIMMAEKIADRIRGHQPLAKSTANYFVAGDTPARTAPVREIA, from the coding sequence ATGGAATACGACTACATCATTATTGGTGCTGGTTCGGCCGGCAACGTGCTGGCAACCCGGTTGACAGAAGATCCGGCCATAACGGTGCTGCTGCTCGAAGCTGGCGGACCAGACTATCGGCTGGATTTCCGCACCCAGATGCCTGCGGCACTGGCTTTCCCGTTACAGGGGAAACGCTATAACTGGGCGTATGAAACTGACCCGGAACCGCACATGAACAACCGCCGCATGGAGTGTGGGCGCGGTAAAGGGTTGGGCGGATCATCATTGATCAACGGTATGTGTTACATCCGTGGCAATGCACTGGATTTTGATAACTGGGCCACACTTCCCGGTCTGGAGGACTGGAGTTATCTTGATTGCCTGCCCTATTTCCGCAAAGCGGAAACCCGTGACTGCGGGCCGGATGATTTTCACGGTAGTGATGGACCGGTGAGTGTCGCCACACCGCAGGACGGCAACAATCCACTGTTCCATGCGATGGTGGAAGCCGGGGTTCAGGCGGGCTATCCGCGCACCGACGATCTCAATGGTTATCAGCAGGAGGGCTTCGGTCCAATGGATCGTACCGTGACACCGCAAGGGCGTCGGGCCAGCACTGCCAGAGGTTATCTGGATCAAGCTCGTCAGCGTAAAAACCTGACCATCATCACCCACGCACTAACCGAGCGGATTTTATTTGATGGCAAGCGTGCCGTCGGTGTCAGCTATTTCAGAGGTAATGAACGCCGTGCCAGAAATGCCTGTGTCCGCCGGGACGTTTTGCTGTGCGCTGGTGCCATCGCCTCGCCGCAAATCCTGCAACGCTCCGGGGTGGGACCAGTTGAACTGCTCAACCGGCTGGATATTCCGCTGATACACGATCTACCCGGGGTCGGCGAGAACCTGCAAGATCATCTGGAGATGTACCTGCAATATAGCTGCAAACAACCCATATCGCTCTATCCGGCGTTGCAGTGGTTCAATCAGCCACAGATAGGGGTGGAATGGTTACTAAAAGGCACCGGGGTCGGCGCCAGCAATCAATTCGAGGCGGGCGGATTTATTCGTAGCAGCAAGGTCTTTGACTGGCCGAATATCCAGTATCATTTTCTACCGGTAGCCATTAACTACAACGGCAGTAATGCGGTGAAAGAGCATGGTTTTCAGGCACATGTCGGGTCAATGCGTTCACCAAGCCGAGGTCGTGTGCAGGTCAGGTCAAAGGATCCGCGCCGGCATCCGAGTATCCTGTTTAACTACATGTCGACAGAACAGGACTGGCAGGAGTTTCGTGACGCGATCCGCATTACCCGCCAAATCATGGCGCAACCGGCATTGGATCCCTATCGTGGACGGGAAATCAGCCCCGGTGAACAGGTACAAAGTGATGAAGAGCTGGATGCCTTTATCCGCGAACATGCCGAAACGGCATTCCACCCGTCATGCTCATGCAAGATGGGTAGCGATAAGATGGCGGTGGTGGACGGTCAGGGACGCGTGCATGGTATTCAAGGACTGCGGGTTGTCGATGCGTCCATCATGCCACAAATCATTACCGGCAATCTTAACGCCACCACCATCATGATGGCCGAAAAGATAGCCGACCGCATACGAGGTCATCAGCCGCTGGCGAAAAGCACGGCCAACTATTTCGTCGCCGGGGATACGCCGGCCAGAACAGCACCGGTTAGAGAAATTGCCTGA
- the potE gene encoding putrescine-ornithine antiporter, whose protein sequence is MSKSNNKMGVVSLTILTTVNMMGSGIIMLPTKLAEVGTISIISWLVTAVGSMALAFAFAKCGMLSRKPGGMGGYAEYTFGKPGNFMANYTYGVSLLIANIAIAISAVGYGIELLNTSLSPFGICIATIGVLWLATVANFGGARITGQLSSITVWGVIVPVVGISLFGWFWFSSDAYVSSWNPHHVPTFEAIGSSISMTLWAFLGLESACANTETVENPERNVPIAVLGGTLSAAVIYIISTNVIAGIVPNMELANSNAPFGLAFAHMFNPTVGKIIMALMVMSCVGSLLGWQFTIAQVFKSSADAGFFPRIFSKVSKADAPVKGMLVIVILQSAMSLMTISPSLSKQFDVLVNLAVVTNIIPYILSMAALLVIQKMSGIEAGKARIANVIAFIGALYSFYALYSSGSDAMMWGAIVTFLGWTLYGLVSARFMASKRISEGTR, encoded by the coding sequence ATGAGTAAGTCCAATAATAAAATGGGCGTAGTCTCGCTCACGATTTTGACGACCGTAAATATGATGGGATCGGGTATTATTATGCTGCCCACAAAATTAGCCGAAGTAGGGACGATATCCATTATATCTTGGCTGGTAACCGCAGTGGGTTCAATGGCACTGGCTTTCGCTTTTGCCAAATGCGGCATGCTAAGTCGTAAACCCGGAGGAATGGGTGGATATGCTGAATACACCTTCGGCAAGCCAGGTAACTTTATGGCGAATTATACTTACGGGGTTTCTTTACTGATCGCCAATATTGCCATCGCGATTTCGGCGGTTGGCTATGGCATCGAATTGCTGAATACGTCGTTGTCGCCGTTTGGTATCTGTATCGCGACCATCGGGGTGTTATGGTTGGCCACTGTCGCCAACTTTGGTGGTGCGCGGATTACCGGACAACTTAGTAGTATCACCGTGTGGGGGGTAATTGTTCCGGTAGTCGGGATATCCCTGTTCGGTTGGTTCTGGTTCAGCAGTGACGCCTATGTTTCGTCCTGGAATCCACATCATGTGCCAACGTTTGAAGCTATCGGGTCGTCTATCTCTATGACATTGTGGGCATTCCTGGGGTTGGAATCCGCCTGCGCCAATACCGAAACTGTGGAAAACCCAGAGCGTAACGTCCCCATCGCAGTATTGGGTGGAACATTAAGCGCAGCGGTCATTTATATTATCTCAACCAATGTTATCGCCGGGATTGTGCCTAACATGGAATTGGCCAATTCCAATGCGCCATTTGGTCTGGCGTTTGCCCATATGTTTAATCCGACGGTGGGTAAAATCATCATGGCATTAATGGTGATGTCCTGTGTGGGCTCCCTGCTGGGTTGGCAGTTCACTATTGCCCAGGTGTTTAAATCTTCTGCCGATGCCGGTTTTTTCCCCAGGATTTTCTCAAAAGTTTCCAAAGCGGATGCGCCGGTTAAAGGCATGCTGGTCATTGTTATCCTGCAAAGTGCTATGTCGTTGATGACAATTAGTCCGTCGCTGAGCAAACAGTTTGACGTACTGGTTAATCTGGCGGTGGTGACGAATATCATTCCGTATATTCTGTCGATGGCCGCGTTGCTGGTTATTCAGAAAATGTCTGGTATTGAGGCGGGTAAAGCGCGCATCGCCAATGTGATTGCTTTTATCGGTGCCTTGTACAGTTTTTATGCACTGTACAGTTCCGGTTCAGATGCGATGATGTGGGGCGCGATTGTGACGTTCCTCGGCTGGACGCTGTACGGGTTGGTCTCTGCACGGTTTATGGCATCGAAGCGGATATCGGAAGGAACGCGTTAA
- the speF gene encoding ornithine decarboxylase SpeF, giving the protein MQKLKIATSTSVQSCFEIQREVVDINNTDFTDIAAVVISVDDVNNGMIKQVESTGFSIPIFIAVCCEEELDSTTLSSLTGVFELCTANTDFYGRQLEAAAAKYENELLPPFFKTLKQYVEMGNSTFACPGHQGGQFFRKHPAGRQFFDFYGETIFRSDMCNADVKLGDLLIHEGAPCDAQIHAAKVFNADKTYFILNGTSASNKVVTNALLTRGDLVLFDRNNHKSNHHGALIQAGATPVYLETARNPFGFIGGIDAHCFTEKYLRDQIRQVAPQRANEARPFRLAIIQLGTYDGTIYNARQVVDKIGHLCDYILFDSAWVGYEQFIPMMKDCSPLLLELNENDPGILVTQSVHKQQAGFSQTSQIHKKDKHIKGQARYCNHKRFNNAFMLHASTSPFYPLFAALDINAKMHEGESGRRLWRECVELGIETRKMLLEACKMIKPFVPVTVDGRPWQDYDTSVMANDLRFFNFIPGEKWHAFSGYDESQYFIDPCKLLLTTPGIDTNTGEYTEFGIPATVLANYLRENGIVPEKCDLNSILFLLTPAEDIAKMQHLVALLARFEKHIEQNTLLSEVLPTIYKNNEVRYKNYTLRKLCQEMHDLYVSYNVKQLQKEMFRKDYFPAIAMNPQDANTELVRGNVELIPLCKAEGRIAAEGALPYPPGVLCVVPGEIWGGSALHYFLALEEGINLLPGFAPELQGVYIQQDDDGIKRAYGYVISC; this is encoded by the coding sequence ATGCAAAAATTAAAGATTGCCACTAGTACATCGGTACAATCCTGCTTCGAAATACAAAGGGAAGTGGTGGATATTAATAATACTGATTTTACTGATATTGCAGCGGTCGTGATTTCAGTTGATGACGTTAATAATGGCATGATTAAACAGGTCGAAAGTACGGGATTTTCTATCCCGATATTTATTGCAGTCTGCTGTGAAGAAGAATTGGACAGTACGACGTTATCGTCGCTGACCGGGGTATTTGAACTGTGTACAGCGAATACTGACTTTTATGGTCGGCAACTGGAAGCGGCAGCGGCAAAATATGAAAATGAACTATTGCCGCCGTTTTTTAAAACATTAAAACAGTATGTGGAGATGGGGAATTCAACCTTTGCCTGTCCGGGGCATCAAGGGGGACAATTCTTCCGTAAACACCCTGCGGGTCGCCAGTTTTTTGATTTTTATGGCGAAACGATATTCAGGTCGGATATGTGTAACGCGGATGTCAAACTGGGGGATTTACTGATCCATGAAGGAGCCCCTTGTGACGCGCAAATTCACGCAGCTAAGGTCTTTAACGCCGACAAAACCTACTTCATTTTAAATGGGACCTCTGCTTCTAACAAAGTGGTCACCAATGCGCTATTAACCCGTGGCGATCTGGTGCTGTTCGATCGTAATAATCACAAGTCCAACCATCATGGTGCACTGATTCAGGCTGGTGCCACGCCGGTGTATCTGGAAACGGCCCGTAACCCGTTCGGTTTTATCGGTGGTATTGATGCCCACTGTTTTACGGAAAAATATCTGCGCGATCAAATCCGCCAGGTTGCCCCGCAACGTGCCAATGAAGCACGGCCATTCCGGCTGGCCATTATTCAACTCGGTACTTATGACGGCACCATTTATAACGCGCGCCAGGTCGTGGATAAAATAGGCCATCTGTGTGATTACATTCTGTTCGACTCTGCCTGGGTTGGCTATGAACAGTTTATTCCCATGATGAAAGACTGCTCGCCGTTACTGCTGGAACTGAACGAAAACGATCCCGGGATTCTGGTGACACAATCGGTACATAAACAGCAAGCCGGTTTTTCACAGACATCGCAAATACATAAAAAAGATAAGCATATCAAAGGACAAGCCCGTTACTGCAACCATAAACGCTTCAATAATGCCTTTATGCTACATGCGTCCACCAGCCCGTTTTACCCATTGTTTGCCGCATTGGATATCAACGCCAAAATGCATGAAGGGGAGAGTGGGCGTCGCTTATGGCGCGAATGCGTTGAGTTGGGTATCGAAACGCGCAAGATGCTGCTGGAAGCTTGTAAGATGATCAAGCCTTTTGTGCCGGTTACTGTGGATGGCCGTCCCTGGCAGGACTACGATACCTCTGTCATGGCCAATGATCTGCGTTTCTTTAATTTTATTCCCGGTGAAAAATGGCATGCATTTAGTGGTTATGACGAATCACAATACTTTATTGATCCTTGTAAATTACTGTTGACGACACCGGGTATTGATACCAATACCGGTGAATATACTGAATTCGGTATTCCGGCTACGGTATTAGCCAATTACTTGCGTGAAAATGGTATTGTGCCGGAAAAATGTGACCTCAATTCTATTCTTTTCCTGCTGACTCCAGCGGAAGATATTGCCAAAATGCAGCATCTGGTCGCATTGCTTGCCCGTTTTGAAAAACATATTGAACAAAATACATTGCTGAGCGAGGTGTTACCTACCATATATAAAAACAACGAGGTCCGTTATAAAAATTATACCCTACGGAAACTCTGTCAGGAAATGCACGATCTTTATGTTAGTTATAATGTCAAACAGCTACAGAAAGAGATGTTCCGCAAAGATTATTTCCCTGCCATCGCCATGAATCCACAAGATGCCAATACTGAACTTGTTCGCGGTAATGTTGAATTAATTCCGCTGTGTAAGGCAGAAGGGCGAATCGCCGCAGAAGGCGCATTACCGTACCCTCCCGGTGTATTATGTGTGGTTCCCGGAGAAATATGGGGTGGTTCAGCACTGCATTATTTCCTGGCGTTGGAAGAAGGCATTAATTTATTACCGGGTTTCGCACCAGAATTACAGGGTGTTTATATCCAACAGGATGATGATGGAATAAAAAGAGCTTATGGCTATGTCATTAGCTGCTAA
- the speFL gene encoding leader peptide SpeFL, whose product MENNNRFMPHIRRVTHLMKMSCRSCFTFAYFNKK is encoded by the coding sequence ATGGAGAACAATAACCGTTTTATGCCGCATATCAGGCGGGTTACTCATCTAATGAAGATGTCTTGTCGCAGTTGTTTTACTTTCGCCTACTTCAATAAAAAATAG
- a CDS encoding ArgR family transcriptional regulator gives MVKKSQTTLDKEQAQLALCQQLIIGNSYCSQEQLRKEMQRRGYQGISQSTISRLLTLLGVIKIRNAKGHKIYALSPQGQPEPDASRPIADMVVHVEHNHEFILISVVSGYARAVARVIDHHALPEVLGVVATSNIVWIAPRDTRNILQVHQRVLRSLGLEEA, from the coding sequence ATGGTGAAGAAATCTCAAACAACACTCGATAAGGAACAGGCTCAACTGGCACTTTGTCAGCAGCTAATTATTGGCAATAGCTATTGTTCTCAGGAGCAACTACGTAAGGAAATGCAACGGCGTGGGTACCAGGGGATTAGTCAATCCACTATTTCCCGGCTATTAACGCTGCTCGGCGTCATTAAAATCAGAAACGCGAAAGGACACAAAATCTATGCACTTAGTCCACAAGGGCAACCTGAACCGGATGCTTCCCGACCAATCGCCGATATGGTGGTACATGTTGAGCATAACCATGAGTTTATCCTGATTTCAGTCGTTTCCGGTTATGCGCGGGCAGTTGCGCGAGTCATTGACCACCACGCTCTGCCAGAGGTTTTGGGCGTGGTGGCAACCAGTAATATTGTCTGGATCGCCCCACGGGATACTCGCAATATTTTGCAGGTACACCAGCGGGTTCTGCGTTCTCTGGGGCTGGAGGAGGCTTAA